The window atggagtaacaaacataaaaaataaaaaaaacaaaaataaaaaaaaacatacaaccgaattgataacctcctcctttgggatttggaagtcggttaaaaaaggaaaatacaaatctgtaagaaagaattcattacctactacatttataattatatagaaaatacctaaaccaagtacaagttaataaaatagtctacttcatttggcataacaccatccctattatcctcgcaatttaaaaagtcgtatgttgttatgaaagtcgtatgcagttgttacgttttagcttagcacggtagtattgaaaacaaatcgtcatgtttattccaaattttactgaagttatctgtttactacaagtgaaaagtgattccactatccttggtatgaactaaaataacttctgcatcacttcacgacacatgaagacatttttatttacaaaaaaacgttgtttttataaatcaatttggccatccgtcactgactgtcatctcggacgaactgaagttgcgaatcgaatagtttgtaagcaccgcctacaatcgaatagtttacgttgggtcataactgagcggacagaatacttccatgtatatcagttcgctggtcatttataatttaagaattactggcaatttgaaaattatatgtcgaacattatttgaattttgccaagtgatttttcggatcatatttttaaacggttttcaatatgccctcagcgaacagcGAACTCTAGAATTACTTTGAACTTTATATCAAAGTGACAGGGTTCAATTTGACACCCTTATGCCCCTTAAagcaaaaataagtataatttgatTTATTATGGGTTTTTGTATGTTTGTTAAAGTTATTAATGTCGTTATTTATTACAGCCATCCCTTATTGCGGTGTCAGTAAGTTAGTATGCATTCATTGTAACGAAATACTCGTAAAGGAAGTCCGATTTCAAAACAGAACCGCCTTGAAATCTTCAGTCTAAAAACGCCGATTATTTTCGTAAACTTGTAAAAGTTTCTTAGCAAGCCATAGTGATATCAAACTAACCAAATACTCATGGAACAGCGCTGAGATGAGGAACACAGCGGCGCTGGCGGTAGTTTTGCTGTACCCCATCTCGGTTATAGGAATGTACACGTGGCGCACGGCCCACTTGTGCACGGGCAGGTTCCACGTGCGCCAGAAAGTGCCGATGTTGTTCGCGTTCCACCAGTCGCCGTAGAAGTGCCGGTCGGCAAAGTGCATCAACTCGCCCATTAGGTTCAGGAACGAGTGGAAGGTCAGGTAGAAGAAGCACAGCCACATGAGGTGGTTTGGTACCTGTAATGAAAAGTTGCGATTAGTTTTCTATGCTAGCAGTCATAAAGAGCTTTTAATATTCAACAGAAAAAGAGCGAAACTATTATCGTCGTTCGTACAGAATAGTAACCCGAAGTATATTAAATACTTTGCATATTATGGAGAGTGTCGATGGAGTTGAGGATGAAGACGGACGGGAGCATCTATCGCTGGAATAGCGCCAGAAACAGGTTCTCGCCGAACACCTCCAGCTCACGTTCTGCTGTTTACTTACAGCAAGCTTCCACTCTCACAAACATCTACGGCAGTCCATCATGGAAGTGTCGAAGGAGTTGGTGACGGACGGGATCATCCACTGCTGGAACAGCGCCAGCGCCAGGTTCAAGCCGAACACTCCAGCACGCGTCTCTCAACAGTTTACTTACAGCAAGCTTCAGGAGTCTCTCCAACATCTTCAGGTAGTCCATCCTGGAGAAGGTGACGATGGAGTTGGTGACGGACGGAATCATCCACTGCTGGAACAGCGCCAGCACCAGGTTCACGCCGAATACCACCTCGAGGAGACGTTTGATCAGGAAGCGCTTGCGAATTCTGGAACATACATTTTTGGTTTATAGAAAATTATTATCGCAATCAATTTTCATCATCTTCATTTCTACATATTCTCATTATTTGTAAAGCATATAACGTTTACACGGCTAAATGCCTAAAGTTAAGTTGTGCCCAATAGGTATGTACCATAGTAAAAACGATCTTCATGATTTCGAATAAAGTCTCTATGAATTCTATTGCAGGAATGAGTGACATTTTCGTTTATGAAGAATTAACACAATACCTATTCCTATTTCACACTAAGCAAGGGTATAATTACAAGCTCGAGCTACTTAAGGATATCAATATCAGTATCAATTAGATCGACATTGAACTTGGCCCCAAATGGTTCCAATACAGCGGTACCTTAAATGCTGAGCACCTTTTATAGCGAGCGCGACTGATCGTGTCGAGCCGTAGGTACTGATCGGGTGTCGTCGCATGTACCTATcctcttattattattaggctTCTTCTTTTTATGAACTTTAATAGCGTCTTTCATCTATAACAACTTTGTTTTTCTTAACCGTGACAAAAAATCACGAAAATATATCAAGACCGCTCTAGATGGAAAAGGGCCATAGTTCTGATTCAGTCAGAAGTAAACTAAAGAAACTTTAAAAACGCAACCAGATCGAAATTCGTTAGAATGGACTAGAAGAAGAGCTGATAAACACCACACCTGTACACAGCTGTTGTTGTGTACACCTATGATCGaagaataaataatttgtatagGTATTTGTATTTGTGAACATGCAAGGATTTTCAGCATAAAATCATGCATAAATAAATTTCAAGAACTTGTATCATTGGCCGTCATTTAGGGAAAAGGATGGATTCTTTTACTTAATTATATCCATAGAAATCTGTCATTACAATTTTAACTTTATCTCAAAAAGTtagttaaaatgaaaatgttttgAGGATCCCTTTCGCTGAACTACGCCCATATGGATACCTAAATAACTAACCGTgtggaataattttacggtttagacttgtttttagtcactcgcgcgacatgtttcggagagcccaggtctcctttctcaaacACTAACattgcgagcagcgttcacgacggccgtgtatcgcgtaccgaagtgagtctaaaccgtaaaattattcaatgttagtatgtctcacagcAGCTTAAATTTGAACTAACCGTGTAGTGCGGGGGAAATTCAACTCATAACACAGGGTAGGCGCGAGCAGGAAGTAAAACAGGTCTTTGAGGTTGAGGTTGTCGGGGTACCTCACAAGCCCGGCAACTGCGAACGCGTCGCCTTTCTCCTCCTCTATGGTTTCTGTTGAACATCACGTCAGCATGCTATTAAAACAAGTATTAATGTGGCACTGGCAAGCCACCGTAAACCAAAATATAAAACGGAACTCCACACCAAGCGATCACAAATGCTACTAGCTACTACCTAGTCTGTTCTGCATAAGTGCAAAACTTAAATGCACTACACACAAAAGTATTTCATCATATAGTATTTgttagggaatgctcccggtactgagtttgtatgccgagaaccgggaattcccggttccggtactgtatttgtatagaaaaccattACCGAGAGCACTCCCTAGTATTTGTGTTGAGTGAATTAAATttgtaatcatcatcatcatcatcatcatcatcatctcagccataagacgtccactgctgaacataggcctcccccttggacctccatacgtgccggttggaagcgacccgcatccagcgccttccggcgaccttaacaagatcgtctgtccatcttgtgggtggacgtcctacgctgcgcttgctagtccgtggtctccactcgagcacttttcgaccccatcggccatcttctctgcgtgcaatgtggcctgcccattgccacttcagcttgctaatccggtgggctatgtcggtgactttagttcgtctacggatctcctcatttctgattcgatcacgtagagaaactccgagcatagccctctccatagctcgttgagcgactttgagttttgagatgaggccgatagtgaaagaccacgtttcggagccgtaagtcatcactggtaacacacattgattaaagactttcgtcttgaggcactgaggtatgtcggacgaaaagacattacgtagtttcccgaacgctgcccaaccgagttggattcggcggttgacctctttctcgaagttggacctacctaattggactacttgtcctaggtagatgtacgagtcaacaacttcgagtaccgagttcccaacagagactgggatgggcacaacattggcatttgacataagtttcgtcttgtccatgttcattttcaagcccacccgttgtgaaactcggttgaggtcatcgagcatcatgctgagttcctccatcgactttgccatgactacgatatcgtcggcaaaccgaaggtgagtgatgtattcgccgttgatgttgatgccaagtccttcccattccaggagcttgaaggcgtcttccattacggcagtaaacagtttcggagagataacgtctccctgccttacgcctcttcgcaatggaatcgccctcgtgctctgctcctgtactcggaccgacatggtggcgttactatacaaacacttcaacacttcgatgtaccgatagtcaatatggcatcgctgaagtttgtaataaataaataaaataaaaatttgaaatgTGAAAGGGAGTCCCCCGCTCTGAGCGGTTACTGGTGCAAAGGTTGCCATAGCGTGGGAATGCCGCAAGGActatgggcacttttgcaccgaAAGCGACAAGTAACGGGTTTGACTAGTGACTAGTTACTATATGTAATTATTTGTAAGCATGTTAgacttataaattataatagtcGGACATCTTTTTAAACCTAACATCGATAAATTGAGAAATTAATAGTACCTAATACTTTATATTAGACTATTTTTAAATGTCtacaatgaaaattttattgggAAATTTAGTACAATTACAAAATAGCAATAGCTAAGCGGGTGAGGCGAGACTCTCATATCTTAACAATGAAATAGCgttcatataatttataactcCTCACTCGTTTCAGCGGCTTCTGCTGCTGACAGCTGACAGGATACCGAAGGGTGGTATACCACCTATACAATTTCTTTATTCAACGTGTATTATgcctcacattttgctttaatgagagagtgagacgcactgacattggacaaagaaattggactgGTGGAATACCGCCCTAACTGACATAAATATCGTTACTAATGTGACACGAATACGTCAGTTTATTATTGACAAGAACAGTTCTCAAGCGGAAGTGCAAGAAGCATACAAAAGAATGTGCAGAAATATACAGTGCAAACAATCCGATCCCAACAATCGACTTACGATCTTGTTCCGCGTTAATGAGCTCACCTGGAAATGTAATCAACAAGTCAAAAAAACTATGCAGTATCATTTGCTTATTCTGATATTATttctaatatattatttatttttcatattgCAATGGTGGCAAACGAGCGTATTGTTCGCCAGAGGGTATAGTTGATTTTTTTAAGCTGACCGTTTAGAACTATGGGAGGCTGTAGGAATCGattaaaagtaggtattattCAGTTTCCACACTCCGCAAAATAGTTCAGTACCCCTGCATAGGATTCTGTATGGTCACATGTCAACTGTATGACTGATTATAGATATTGTTATTGTCACAATGATATTATAGCATTATTTATGCGTAGTAGGCATGTGAACAATTTGGGCCCCCTCAAAATATTGATACTGCTCTAAAAGTAAGGAAACATATTATCTTAAACTTACTGTAATTGGGTGCAGATAGACTCTGTCTCCGCAAAGTGTTCTTGGAGAATTTGCCCTTCACTCCTTTACGGACCCAGTGATTGGTTTGGGCATAGCTCCATAATTTCaagaataatattaaataaataaaacacactGTTGTCCTCCCCACTGAAACATTAAATTACATTACATTAGATTTTAAATCTTTTACCCTTTGAACGCCActccacataataaataatgtacTATGTACacaagattcactctctaacaaaacgcatccattacgacagatatgaccgctaggtggcgcaagcgcgagcagacGTCCGTTCCGCAGCGGTGCGCGACAACCACTATGgttagacaccaaaattggtgtgggccccatgtacttgtagcgacgcgacgaaatcgcggagtgagccacgcctgtccaCGCCTATCATGCGCTacgcgtcatcgtgaaccttgtcGTATGTACAAAGGTTGATAATGGCCTGTATCCGCGCGCGTCACTTGACGTCTTtagcgttcaaagggttaatgtGTGCAATTTGTAAATCAGGTAACAATGGCATATATTTACCAACACTAAATTCTTGGCCCTTGTATTGTAAGACAACCACAGGCAAAGTCACCAGTGTAATAAGGTAGCATACTTGTAGGATACTTCCGAATTTTCCGGATATCATATCCTGcaacaatttattatttttatttgaaatagaaatatgtagtttattcgtggcataaaaaataggtaacagactaaagaggaacaaaaataaaatttacacttaACATTACAACACATATCATTACATTTAGTAAGATAAGATTTAAATAtctgtttgtttttattatctaTTGTCTTTAGCTTTGTCATGTcatgaaaaaaacatttttacatGCCTTTTATGGCAGAACATATTAAGGGTCAGCATTGTAAATTTATTACATCCACTGTACTATGAGTATACCACATGTTCTTGTGAATAAACTTTCATTCATTCAACtacaaatgttaaataaataaatatacataccaCAGCCATGGCTTTCTCTATCAGAAGGCTTGCAACAACAAGTACAACAgagactgaaaaaaaatacaattatattaGTGATTTTACTtgattagaataaattttactaGATTTTATGGGACTTGAAATTAACcattttaagtaaatatattaGTTTTATTCTCTAATTCctatactattacttattctttaCCTACAATATAGTGCTGTATTTAGTAATGTTCTGAGAATTGTCACATAAAATACTGTAATTTTACTATATGATACTTACAAATTATTAATACTACTGATGGGAATTCATTTTGGGCACCCTCATTCCGGCCAGTGAGGATTATGAACCATTCTATGGGGTTCACACGAAAACCATACCTGGAATTAAAAAGAACTAGGTGAGGTATGAAAACACTCAATGcctattaaattatataaaaactgtttatttatatacaccATATACAACAAATTAacctgccgcgtctgtctgtgtgtatgtagttatgttcgcgataaactcgaaaactacctactgaacagattttcatgcggttttcacctatcaatagtgcTTCTTGATCTTGAGGAAGgtataggtgtataatttgttaaggttttgtgtaacccattTGAAGCCGTGCGAGTTCGCTAGTTACAACTAAATCTAACTCTTagataaaaatcaataaattacacatttaaaaataaaaaccatttgctggagtgaatgtgttaaaaagtTCAAGAATGATTTTTGTTCAAAGGCCAATACTTACTTGAGGAAATTTTCAAGGCACAAGCGTAGGCCTCCAATGGACAGCATGAGGAACCCCCAGTTCACCAGGCCTGTGAAGTTCTTGAACCCGGAGCTCCATGAGAACAAGGAGTCTCTTGGCTTATGGATTCtggaaatttatattttaacttttacttaaggtgacagtccatttccaatgacagctgcaatactgttcattttactatggaaattgacaatggcagcgacgcgttcagtaccggtagtgcagctgcggttagaaatggaatgttaccattataggTACTGTtgccatcatatatattttagcagccgaggtgctcaaaaatgtCTGCACATGAACATGACTTAACAATAGAcgtatgttcagatatttatgaacaccttggccactctgatatatctgatggtaaCTGTACCActcaaatgatttttttaacccCTTGAATCCCACTGACTAAATTTAATATTGGGTCAGcaaagaaaaaaatgttattattataaacaaacaaaactaaaaagTAATTTTATGGAAGATATACAAGAGCTAGTAAGCAACAAACTGAAGAGAACTTTGTATTATATTacagtaataataaataatcttaCGGTTTATCTTGCTGTGACTTCCTTGCTTTGGTTTCTTGTTCTGTAATTTCTTCGGCTCGCGTTACACTTTGAGCTCTTCTATAACGCAAAGCTTTTTCCTCCGATTCTGCAGCCATTATGTTCCTAAAACTTTACAAATAGGTTAAAACGGTTTCCAAGTCCAGGGCCGAATACACGGTTTTTTATTATCACTAAACTCACTGTAATAAAGATCCGGTTTAAATGATACGGCGGGTACTTAGATAAAGATCACTGCAAGTTTGCATCCGCCTGACAACGGAATGCTAAGCTGTAATACCTTGGTTTTCCTGTTactttaatgttaaataaattaagaatGGCCGGGCATATAACTGAATATGAATACCATGGACATTAGCCTTATCAAAGGTCATACAAATGGGTCAATCGGTATGCAAGTACTGCAAGGTAGATAATTCCTTATTCCTTGGTGCCTTGCCTGAGAGtcaaccgcgaaccacgttcgacgtgttgcctttctgTTGCACTCGTAAATtcgtaggtaagtgtgacagagaggcaacaagtcgaacttggttcgcggtaagccctgtGATTGGTTGATTATTTTGACATGTTTGACACACTGTTGACATAAATGGAATGACATTACGATTGCTCTGTTACCACATTAAAAAAGCCCAGACGGGGCCTTTGCACACGGAGCATATAGCTTGCACGTTTGTGCAATATTAGTTGGTCAATTTGCCTGTCAGTAAGCCAccagaaccaggaaaactatactcatcctttttttgtgggtgctagtactagtgtgagacaaagatagtatgactCTATCAgtctatgattgaaataagacagtcctttgacaaaccaTATATCATATTTTAAGGGGTATCTAGACTAGTccatttttcgccaatctgattaaattgcccgatcgaatcaggacgttaGAATTTGGTTCGCCGAATTCTACCGCCGATAACGACCGATACAAgttttggggcattttttcaatttagaaggctctaatatcaccataaatctaaaattggtgattcaATTGGAGATTGATGCCAATTTCATTtatgatcaaatcggtcgatttgatcatctCCTCTGGATATCGCTTTATAATGGCTGCGTCAGAAGTTCATGTGCCAAAAACATGAATCCTAACATCTAtgggcaaaaaaaaaaatttagacTAGGATACCGTTTTGCCTTTTGCCTTGTAAATGCCATTTTGACTGACGATACGCTCGCAAGAGCTTTCAAGTCAGTGTGTGTGGTAGTATAGTAAGAGAAGATAAGAAATGGAAAATAACTAAAATCAAATGAGAAGGCCATCAACTCGGAATTATTATACAAAGGATCGAATAAATCTAATATCACAATGAAGATTTGGACATCAGAACACACTTTCAAGTAACTATGACGCAATCTGTCATTTTTCCATAATCTTGtttctttattatttatgtatagtaaaattttgttttattttagccaTCCATGGGAGACTGTTGCTCAAGCAGCATGGCGCAAATATCCCAATCCTATGAATCCAGCCGTCATAGGAACGGATGTAGTCGAGAGGCGAGTGGTTGATGGAGTACTGCACACTCACAGACTTGTCAGCTCCAAGTGGTTTTTTCCCCGATGGGCGCAAGCGGTAATCTATTCTTACTATCCTTTTCAAGATTAAGACAGTGATAGTGATTATTCAATTTTAATCTAACGTAATTCTCTTTGGATACCTAATTCAGTTTATTTATATCAacaagtagtaaaaaaaactgcTTTTAACTGCAATCGTTTTGTAAATACCGTACTATTTAAGGAAAATTCTATTAACTGTATGTATACAGCATAtgtattttgtgtaaaaacaaTTTATCAAAAACACCTTATCCTTATAACTGTTGAAGGTATGTGAAAGTATTCTAGATTGATTTTTCGTTTTAGATCATAGGAACGGCTAAAATATGCTACGCCAGGGAACAATCTGAAGTCAATCCCAATCAGAGGCAAATGACACTCAAAACAAGAAATTTAACATTCTGCCATTACATAGCTGTGGATGAAACAGTGAGATATACGCCACATC is drawn from Cydia fagiglandana chromosome 4, ilCydFagi1.1, whole genome shotgun sequence and contains these coding sequences:
- the LOC134663747 gene encoding diacylglycerol O-acyltransferase 1 isoform X2, with the protein product MAAESEEKALRYRRAQSVTRAEEITEQETKARKSQQDKPIHKPRDSLFSWSSGFKNFTGLVNWGFLMLSIGGLRLCLENFLKYGFRVNPIEWFIILTGRNEGAQNEFPSVVLIIFSVVLVVASLLIEKAMAVDMISGKFGSILQVCYLITLVTLPVVVLQYKGQEFSVVGRTTVCFIYLILFLKLWSYAQTNHWVRKGVKGKFSKNTLRRQSLSAPNYKTIEEEKGDAFAVAGLVRYPDNLNLKDLFYFLLAPTLCYELNFPRTTRIRKRFLIKRLLEVVFGVNLVLALFQQWMIPSVTNSIVTFSRMDYLKMLERLLKLAVPNHLMWLCFFYLTFHSFLNLMGELMHFADRHFYGDWWNANNIGTFWRTWNLPVHKWAVRHVYIPITEMGYSKTTASAAVFLISALFHEYLVSVPLQMYRVWAFLGMMAQPPLSVISRFAEVRLGPRYGNLIVWSSIILGQPLAIMMYYHDYALQHFKAQEQ
- the LOC134663747 gene encoding diacylglycerol O-acyltransferase 1 isoform X1, which produces MAAESEEKALRYRRAQSVTRAEEITEQETKARKSQQDKPIHKPRDSLFSWSSGFKNFTGLVNWGFLMLSIGGLRLCLENFLKYGFRVNPIEWFIILTGRNEGAQNEFPSVVLIIFSVVLVVASLLIEKAMAVDMISGKFGSILQVCYLITLVTLPVVVLQYKGQEFSVVGRTTVCFIYLILFLKLWSYAQTNHWVRKGVKGKFSKNTLRRQSLSAPNYSELINAEQDQTIEEEKGDAFAVAGLVRYPDNLNLKDLFYFLLAPTLCYELNFPRTTRIRKRFLIKRLLEVVFGVNLVLALFQQWMIPSVTNSIVTFSRMDYLKMLERLLKLAVPNHLMWLCFFYLTFHSFLNLMGELMHFADRHFYGDWWNANNIGTFWRTWNLPVHKWAVRHVYIPITEMGYSKTTASAAVFLISALFHEYLVSVPLQMYRVWAFLGMMAQPPLSVISRFAEVRLGPRYGNLIVWSSIILGQPLAIMMYYHDYALQHFKAQEQ